In Lolium perenne isolate Kyuss_39 chromosome 5, Kyuss_2.0, whole genome shotgun sequence, the sequence GGGGCAGATCTACAAAGCTATGTATGGTACTCCCTCTGTTTCAAATTAACGGACATGAACTTTATCTAGATACACATGTATCTAGATTTTTTTTAAtatgtagatacatgtatatctagacaaagttgagtcaaataTTTTTTATCTGAGAGAGTATGTActtcctccgttcctttctatagtgcctattgttttttggcacggaaattagcgcgagCCATTTTTTCACACAAAACCCCCTAACGATATCACAGACAAAATAGGAAACTGAAAATAGATCTCAGAAATACATGACCAGATCGGTTTCCAGATTTTCTGGACTTGACCTGATCGGTGGAAGGGattctttgcaaaaaaaaaacatagctttactcttatattctgaaacaaatgctaaAAAACAATAGGcgttatagaaaggaacggagggagtactattttaTGCTAAGGGAAGCTAAATAGCTACTTCAAGCACATTTTGAATTTTATTTGTTAAAACTATGATAAAGTTAAGGCCACATTTTGAATTGCATAGTAACTTTCATGAACTTTAAACCAATATGTGTCGAATTTATGATGTTTATAATCACAATTGATTTTTGCATATAATGTGGGGCATCCCCTATTGCATGTAATTTTGTATGTACTGATTGTGCTCCTTTGAAGTCGTCGCGAGGTTGAGGCCTCCGTCAGACCTTCTGTCAGGTTTCCCTCACCGATAGCGGGAAGATGCCGACGGGTGGATGGAACCGTCGACACACTCCAGCTAAGCCAACGACCGACCTATGCCGACGGCATTAGAGCTACGCCGACGATGTGGTATTCTGACATCTCTATGCCGAGAGTGGCCATCAGCATAGGGGTAAGCCAATATTTGCCGTCGGCTTTAATCCTGATTCATGTAGTGAGCTGTAATACCTTGCCGAGTGAAGACCCAACTTGAATAACAACTTTTATTTACCAAAACTTGGACAACACCTTCTGTTATACATGCCATGTGGAGACGATTTCAATCATGGGACGTGTTCTTCCTAGGGTAGGGAGGAAACACACCTTCTGTGCTCAAGGCCACATATATGGCaaatcattttgttgttgttaacATCATTTTATAGTTCTTTTTTCTGAAAATAAAACTTAATTATACTTGTCGTTATCATCATTTTCATCTGGGTTTTGCTTCGTTGTGCAAACCGCACATGCACAAACGGAATCGTGTGTTGGGATGTGCCTTCTCTGCATACATGTCTCTACGAGGTATCCATTACTAGTTAATTGTGCCATGCATGTGGTAGGGTATGGGTAGGGTGAAGCAATACTATACCCATGCACATATAGTTAGTAAGTATAAACTTCTACCCATACCCGTCCACACATGTATACAACTATACCCATGCCCTGTCAAGAGCTTGTTGCCATGATCAATGATGTGCCGATCAACAGATCACCGGTTGCAGCTCTTATCAACTGGTCGAAACGCTTATGCCAGGAAAGGAGTGTTGGTAGTGTCCAGTTTGTTAGTAGAGATCTAAATACTGTTAGCCATACCTTAGCTAGGTTTGGTTGCATGTCGGAGATTACTAATATTTGGATCCGGGAGGGATCAGATGTCATTAGGGATGCTTGTAATCAGAACCAAACTCCTTTGCCTTGATTAATATATTTTCATTCGCCAAAAAAAAGTTCCATACCTTCCCATACTTCCTTCAGCAATATCCGATACCACTTGTCCAAGTGagcggtgaataggtttctatgaTCTGGTCGGCATACAGGGTGCCTGGCCACATAGAAGGCCATGTTTTACGGAAACAGTCTGGCCCACTGGTAGCTTTTTTTTGAGGGAAAGGCCCACTGGTAGCCCATACGATATAAACTTAGCCCATATAACTCTAGCCCACCGCGGCGATCTAAGCAAGCAAGCGTCGATCGAATCCCCAACCCCTCTTCAATTACAGCTCGCAAATTCTGCTCCAGTCCACTCTTGCTCGCTCCTCCATTGAAATCAAGAAACCAAGAAAGCAAGCCAAGAAACCGCCTCGCGCCGCCGCCTGCAACACCAACGCCGTCGGCGGCTCCATGGCCATGCGGGAGATGCCTCCCCACGGGCCGGGCGCCGGCGCGGACCACATCCAGCCGCCGGCGCCGCTCCCACCCGGCGTCTACTTCAGCCCCACCAAGGAGGAGTGCCTGGCGCTCCTCAACCGGTCGATCGCCGCCGGCCACACCGCGCCGCCCGACGCGCGCGGCTACGTCTTCCGCGCCGACGTCTACGACGAGAGCCCCGACGCGCTGCGTCGGCGCCACCCGCCGGCGAGCACCCGCGAGGGCGACCGCACGTGGTGGTTCTTGGGCCACACGAGGTTCCGGAGCCAGACCTCGCCCGCCAAGCGAGCCGACCGCAGGGTCAGGACCGGCGGGTGCTGGCGCGTGGAGAGCAAGAAGAAGCTCGACGCCGACGGCGTCCAGAGCTGCTTCCGCTTCTACACCGCGGGTACCTGCAAGCTCGCCGACAGGACGCCGTGGCTCATGCAGGAGTTCACCAGCGCCATGGACGACGGCGCCGGGCAGCGGGGCGTGCCCGCGCTCTACAGGGTCTACGTCACGCCGCACGCCACCGACGAACAGCTCAGGGACACCTACGGCCAGGACGGCTTAAACAAGACCCCCGACGGGAAAAAGAAGCCCGCCCGAGCCCTCCTCCCGGAGGAGTATTTCGACGCAATCGCCGCGCGGCTGCCCCATGGCGAGAACGTCCAGTTTCCACAGGCGCTGCTGCCGGGGACTGCCCATGGCGTGGAGAGCGTCCAGTTGCCACAGGCGCTGCTGCCGGGGACTGCCCATGGCGTGGAGAACATCCAGCTGCCACAGGCGCTGCTGCCGGGGAGTGCCCATGGCGAGAACGGCCAGCTGCCACAGGCGCTGCTGCCGGGGACTGCCCATGGCGAGAACGTCCAGCTGCCACaggcgccgccgccgtctccggcCAATCTTCGTCAATACCGGCAGCAGCAGGAGCAGTATCTTCGTGAGTATTACAGCCGCCACCAGCAGCAGAATCAGCAGGCGCCGTTCTTTGGGGTCCCTCCACCGCTCCCTCTGCCTGTGACGCCGGACTTCCTTAGCGAGCTCGCCGCCGACACGCAAGAGGAGCCGGCGGACACTGTCATGGAGGACAGGGCCG encodes:
- the LOC127303499 gene encoding uncharacterized protein, yielding MAMREMPPHGPGAGADHIQPPAPLPPGVYFSPTKEECLALLNRSIAAGHTAPPDARGYVFRADVYDESPDALRRRHPPASTREGDRTWWFLGHTRFRSQTSPAKRADRRVRTGGCWRVESKKKLDADGVQSCFRFYTAGTCKLADRTPWLMQEFTSAMDDGAGQRGVPALYRVYVTPHATDEQLRDTYGQDGLNKTPDGKKKPARALLPEEYFDAIAARLPHGENVQFPQALLPGTAHGVESVQLPQALLPGTAHGVENIQLPQALLPGSAHGENGQLPQALLPGTAHGENVQLPQAPPPSPANLRQYRQQQEQYLREYYSRHQQQNQQAPFFGVPPPLPLPVTPDFLSELAADTQEEPADTVMEDRAG